The nucleotide sequence GGGAGGTACGTAAACATCCTGCCCTGAGCCACGAGCTTATCGCCGAAATCCCCGGGTTCAAAGGCATAGCAGGGATTGTCCTGTACCATCACGAGCGTTACGACGGCCGTGGGTATCCCCACGGGATTGGAGGAGATGAGATACCCCTGGGTTCCAGGATCCTCTGTGTGGCCGACAGTTTCGATGCGATGGTTTCGGAAAGGGTATACAGGCACGCTATAACAATCCTGGAGGCCATATTAGAGCTGGAACAGTGTGCGGGCACGCAGTTTGACCCGGAGGTGGTGCTGGCGTTCTGCTCCTATTTGAGGAAGAAGGGATTTTCAGCCTATCTCCCGCACGCGGGCGCCTGTACCGCGGAAAGATGAATCCAGGAGGATGGTAGAGAATCTTGATTCGCTAGACAGTCGAGGTGAGCAGGCTATATGAAGGCCTGCCAAGGGGCAGTCCACAGTGTGGGCGTAAGAGAAAGTTTACATGGAGCTATTCTGACTTTATCAATCGGGGTTGCAGCCTTTCCTGAAGATGCCGACAGCCCATCCGGCCTGATACAGGCGGCAATAGGGTTCCTGCGTTGTAGTGGTCATCTACGACGCGTATGCGTCCAACACTATAGCCCCCTTATCGCTGAGCTTTTGATATAGGACACCAGAATGCGCCTTTGGCCGATTAGCTGGAAAGGTATATTGGAAGCATGTTACAGGAAAGAAGTCGCATAATTGCTTCTTCGGTCTTAGTATATCTCTGGTGTTGAGACGATGTAGCTTACGGGTGATGTCTGGACCAGTTTGTGTGAGCATTGGAGCCGAGCATTTCCATGGCGGCCCGGTTGGCAAAGTTGATAGGTGGGTCAACAGCTTCATGGCAAAAAGGAGCGGCACTCAGCCGCTCTTGTTAATAAGGGGGTATATGGGTAAGAGTTGTCGTTACCACCTAAGGGGTTGGTAGCTGGCCATGATTTTAGGTGTTGCGGGTTCGTAAGTCAGGGTAATCTTCCCTGCTTTTTTCATCTTAAGGCTTATGAAGACATCGTCTAGCTCCTGCTCCTGGACGTCGTAGTTGGCTCCGAAGCCCAGACGGTGCTCGCGTAGGGGAAATTCTGCCTTGCCGCCCACCAGGAGGGTATTAAACTCCGAGTTGAAGGTGGCGCGTCCCTGCAGGTTTATATATCCCTGCTGGGTGATTGTC is from Bacillota bacterium and encodes:
- a CDS encoding HD-GYP domain-containing protein; the encoded protein is MDLRDSHTARHSKNVADYSEIIAREMGLSIDDQKAIYLAGLLHDVGKIGVPRSSLSKPGKLTDEELREVRKHPALSHELIAEIPGFKGIAGIVLYHHERYDGRGYPHGIGGDEIPLGSRILCVADSFDAMVSERVYRHAITILEAILELEQCAGTQFDPEVVLAFCSYLRKKGFSAYLPHAGACTAER